In the genome of Vicia villosa cultivar HV-30 ecotype Madison, WI linkage group LG7, Vvil1.0, whole genome shotgun sequence, one region contains:
- the LOC131616082 gene encoding UPF0481 protein At3g47200-like, with translation MAYVSPCAALSEPEHELVKNIIHVKDLEELSLAECTIYNVPHNLRKVKPQAYTPQLISIGPIHLGKQELQPMQLHKIRYYHFFWERLSSTNQQSMKNYKLYLESKEQVIRKCYAEKFSINKEEFVENILLDAVFIMELLLRNSSWKSDTSKHEHDYVPSKSFRRKHTDDFILTQAWLSRTITRDLILLENQIPFFVLVKLYETVIVSEDDKKPKHENFLDLALEYFSFYDIQRSSSLETKFVLEKNQSKQYLFVSGVLGDVGKKKHSDKSVRNNNNNPKHFTDLIRFFYLPAHLGESGSSHSFPRTATKLTESGVSFEKVVGRRLLDITFEKKPFLSNFLCLGCLPSFSCLNHFKARLRIPQLKVDHTTECLLRNLIALEQCQYQEQPYICNYVSLVDSLIHTQVDVDFLVEKEVIVHEMGSDKEVAMLVNGLCKHVVVNSNCYHEIINELNKHYQNMWNRTMAALWLVYFRDAWRASSTLVGIAFLVYTAFNFVRLAKVLF, from the coding sequence ATGGCCTATGTTTCTCCTTGTGCTGCTTTATCAGAACCTGAACATGAGTTGGTGAAAAACATCATCCACGTTAAAGACCTAGAAGAGTTAAGCTTAGCTGAGTGTACCATCTACAATGTTCCTCACAATCTCAGAAAAGTTAAACCACAAGCTTACACTCCTCAACTTATCTCAATCGGTCCCATTCACCTTGGAAAACAAGAACTTCAACCAATGCAACTACACAAAATAAGATACTACCATTTCTTCTGGGAACGTCTATCTTCAACCAACCAACAATCCATGAAGAACTACAAACTCTATCTTGAAAGCAAAGAACAAGTAATACGAAAGTGTTACGCGGAGAAATTTAGTATCAACAAAGAGGAGTTTGTGGAAAATATTTTGCTGGATGCTGTGTTCATCATGGAACTTTTGTTGAGGAACAGTTCATGGAAATCAGATACTTCAAAACATGAACATGATTACGTGCCATCTAAGTCATTTAGAAGGAAACATACCGATGATTTTATTCTAACACAGGCTTGGTTGAGCAGAACCATTACAAGGGACTTGATTTTGTTGGAAAATCAGATACCTTTTTTTGTGTTGGTGAAGCTTTATGAAACTGTTATTGTTTCTGAagatgataaaaaacctaaacatGAAAATTTTCTTGATCTTGCACTTGAGTACTTTTCATTCTATGATATTCAGAGATCTTCTTCACTTGAAACTAAGTTTGTTTTGGAGAAGAATCAAAGCAAGCAATATTTGTTTGTAAGTGGTGTACTTGGTGATGTTGGTAAGAAAAAACATTCTGATAAATCTGtgagaaataataataacaaccctAAGCATTTTACTGATTTGATAAGGTTTTTCTACCTTCCTGCTCATCTAGGAGAAAGTGGTAGCTCTCATAGTTTTCCAAGAACAGCAACAAAGTTAACAGAATCCGGTGTGAGTTTTGAGAAAGTTGTTGGGAGAAGATTACTTGACATCACCTTTGAAAAGAAGCCATTTCTGAGTAATTTTCTTTGCTTAGGTTGCTTACCTTCTTTTTCATGTTTGAATCATTTCAAAGCGCGTCTTCGGATTCCGCAGTTGAAGGTTGATCATACAACAGAATGTCTTTTGAGGAACCTCATTGCTTTGGAGCAATGTCAGTATCAAGAACAGCCTTATATATGTAACTATGTTTCACTTGTGGATTCTCTGATACACACGCAAGTTGATGTTGATTTTCTGGTTGAGAAGGAAGTGATTGTGCATGAAATGGGAAGTGATAAGGAAGTGGCAATGCTTGTGAATGGTCTTTGTAAACATGTTGTGGTGAATTCGAATTGTTATCATGAGATTATAAATGAGCTTAATAAGCATTATCAGAATATGTGGAACCGTACCATGGCTGCATTGTGGTTGGTTTACTTTAGAGATGCTTGGAGAGCAAGTTCTACTTTGGTTGGGATTGCTTTTCTTGTTTATACTGCATTCAACTTTGTTCGTCTTGCCAAAGTTCTCTTCTAA